The following proteins come from a genomic window of Miscanthus floridulus cultivar M001 chromosome 2, ASM1932011v1, whole genome shotgun sequence:
- the LOC136536784 gene encoding uncharacterized protein yields MAAVVMVAFHRWRVLPLMARRQHLFKMTPGEPIDGIRLSAAALSDEEILRQGMRDIRKRQAEVPALVPRKALKVSTSSTAQWVVDAQAAIQRGMASARANPKEPVTQGEATEAATKKAGEEAPTPREARALESGEAKVPLIAEATEGEVEAPRTSEVEVAEARASKAFEAEVADVGAPRTTEAEVAEARASRTTEAEVAEAGLGTAELTGQDVEMEEGQASVPPLVQDPPPSQESA; encoded by the exons ATGGCGGCTGTGGTCATGGTggccttccaccgctggagggtgctaCCACTAATGGCTAGGCGGCAACACCTATTCAAGATGACACCGGGTGAGCCGATCGATGGCATCCGGTTGTCCGCcgccgccctttccgacgaggagattctacgtcag gggatgagggacat CCGTAAGCGTCAGGCGGAAGTGCCCGCCCTGGtgccacgtaaggcgctcaaggtgagcaccagctccaccgcccaatgggtggtggacGCGCAGGCCGCCATACAGCGTGGCATGGCATCAGCTAGGGCtaacccgaaggagccggtcacccaaggagaggctaccgaggcggccacaAAGAaggcgggggaggaggcgcctacgccCCGCGAGGCTAGGGCCCTCGAGTCAGGTGAAGCCAAGGTGCCTTTaatcgctgaggccaccgagggcgaggtcgaggcccctaggacctctgaGGTTGAGGTGGCGGAGGCCAGGGCTTCCAAGGCTTTCGAAGCTGAGGTGGCAGATGTTGGggctcctaggaccaccgaggccgaggtggcagaggcTAGGGcttctaggaccaccgaggccgaggtggcagaggcCGGCTTGGGCACGGCGGAGCTGACAGGCCAGGATGTGGAGATGGAGGAGGGGCAAGCTTCAGTACCACCCCTGGTCCAAGACCCACCACCATCACAGGAGAGCGCCTAA